A DNA window from Luteolibacter luteus contains the following coding sequences:
- a CDS encoding c-type cytochrome, which yields MKAPRLLGCFLLLGLHPLHAEIARWADATLPIKEGLQLWLDATRENEAREAHYMNRLTDDQRMELWHDSSGNSRHLTQWSTNARPAWQHGAVFFDGDDYLAALLTPGLQARNATIFIVAAPDRAPGDFPAFLSTARREENDYTSGLCLDLGREPSPQGAMHYLNVEGAGQLKEMNLLTTPLSLDHGHLFSITTAPGASSVRVDGKDQGKRERGDVAFFADRIAVGARFVEPEMRHFFHGKIAEILVFDRKLDDKERARVEAWLSNKHAAFLKPLDPNAPREVQLQPEKDAPIVQMLVPGFEVEELPVTVTNLNNIEYAPDGRLFAGGYDGRFHLLRDTDGDGLEDKLDTFWGETSDNYPVGMLVKDGMPHALLSDEIVRFRDTNRDGIPDKRETVVKGWDDPALQKDPLLMHRRVDSAMAIAAGPDDDWYVTMGSANPGNGYWQKAEGDVWAPDAVKTGAPAYSPDKRRGCLLHITKDGKVEQLSSGLRYIMSLQWDQHGELFATDQEGATWLPNGNPFDELLHLEKGRHYGFPPRHPKLLPNVVDEPSVWDYSPQHQSTCGFRFNGPGKDGSPRFGPEDWSNDAIVTGESRGKLWSTTLARTAAGYVANNHLFASVGMLVTDCTISPKGELVICCHSGPPDWGRGPAHEGKLFKIRFTDPAAPRPVLTWAQDETHSVIEFRRALKQEEWQDLASRIHIEGGAFVAAGDRFEAIRPGYAVLRAQQNQPRYRIPVKSAVLGKDGRSIIIESAARTEAYGYGIAIDYPRKEKGIKQADSIDVEHQLTGVQASWTGSGEAWQGWLPHPDFEVARELTWGSAMSQAALMRLSLRGTMTLRTKLDLSHMLRPKTQPGSQLDYTPEPEVVTITMKSDAAIRVKGKDLSANGKEISFTRTIKDGDAWQDLEITLPTPAKRFEVTYHTAIDSRPRPLGVRRFMMPFARPPGALAAEAPIPEIAGGSWEKGKQLFFGKATCFTCHQMNGEGHAVGPDLSNTLHREYEAVMRDITDPGATINPDAVAYQVTLKDGSAVLGTRVGETPDELKLAAPGGNLSVVKKSDIKETSALPMSLMPAGLLGALSEQEVKDLMTFLLTKPQRDGD from the coding sequence ATGAAAGCTCCACGCCTCCTCGGCTGCTTCCTTCTTCTCGGCCTCCATCCGCTTCACGCGGAGATCGCCCGCTGGGCGGATGCCACCTTGCCAATCAAGGAGGGCCTCCAGCTCTGGCTCGATGCCACCCGCGAGAACGAGGCCCGCGAGGCGCACTACATGAACCGTCTCACCGATGACCAGCGCATGGAGCTCTGGCACGATTCCTCCGGGAACTCCCGCCATCTCACCCAGTGGTCCACGAATGCCCGCCCCGCCTGGCAACACGGTGCCGTCTTTTTCGATGGCGATGATTACCTTGCCGCTCTCCTCACCCCCGGCCTTCAGGCGAGGAATGCTACGATCTTCATCGTAGCAGCACCGGATCGCGCACCCGGTGACTTCCCGGCCTTCCTCAGCACCGCTCGCCGTGAGGAGAATGATTACACCAGCGGTCTCTGCCTTGACCTTGGCCGCGAGCCATCTCCGCAGGGCGCCATGCATTATTTGAATGTCGAAGGCGCGGGCCAGCTGAAGGAGATGAACCTCCTCACCACGCCCCTCTCCCTCGATCACGGCCACCTCTTCTCGATCACCACTGCGCCCGGCGCCAGCAGTGTCCGCGTCGATGGCAAGGACCAGGGGAAGCGCGAGCGCGGGGATGTCGCCTTCTTCGCGGATCGCATCGCGGTGGGTGCCCGCTTCGTGGAGCCGGAGATGCGCCACTTCTTCCATGGCAAGATCGCGGAGATCCTCGTCTTCGATCGCAAGCTCGATGACAAGGAGCGCGCCCGGGTCGAGGCATGGCTTTCCAACAAGCACGCCGCTTTTCTCAAGCCCCTCGATCCAAACGCGCCTCGCGAAGTCCAGCTCCAGCCGGAGAAAGATGCCCCCATCGTCCAGATGCTTGTCCCCGGCTTTGAAGTCGAGGAACTGCCGGTGACGGTCACCAATCTCAACAACATCGAATACGCCCCGGATGGCCGCCTCTTCGCAGGCGGCTACGATGGCCGTTTCCATTTGCTCCGCGATACCGACGGCGATGGCTTGGAAGACAAGCTCGATACTTTCTGGGGCGAAACCTCGGACAACTATCCCGTCGGCATGCTCGTGAAGGACGGCATGCCCCACGCGCTGCTCTCCGATGAGATCGTCCGCTTCCGCGATACCAATCGCGATGGCATTCCGGACAAGCGCGAGACCGTGGTGAAAGGCTGGGATGATCCCGCGCTTCAGAAGGACCCGCTGCTCATGCATCGCCGCGTCGATAGCGCCATGGCCATCGCCGCGGGCCCGGACGACGACTGGTATGTCACCATGGGCAGCGCGAATCCCGGCAATGGCTATTGGCAGAAAGCCGAGGGCGATGTCTGGGCACCCGATGCCGTGAAAACCGGTGCCCCTGCATACTCTCCTGACAAGCGCCGCGGCTGCCTGCTGCATATCACGAAGGACGGCAAGGTCGAGCAACTCAGCAGTGGCCTCCGCTACATCATGTCCCTGCAGTGGGACCAGCATGGCGAACTCTTCGCCACCGATCAGGAAGGCGCGACGTGGCTGCCGAATGGCAATCCCTTCGACGAACTGCTGCATCTCGAGAAAGGCCGCCACTATGGCTTCCCGCCGCGCCATCCGAAGCTGCTGCCAAACGTGGTCGATGAACCCAGCGTCTGGGATTACTCGCCGCAGCACCAGAGCACCTGCGGCTTCCGCTTCAATGGCCCGGGCAAGGACGGCAGCCCGCGCTTCGGCCCCGAGGATTGGTCAAATGATGCCATCGTCACCGGGGAGTCGCGCGGCAAGCTGTGGAGCACCACCTTGGCGAGAACCGCGGCAGGTTACGTGGCGAACAACCATCTCTTCGCCAGCGTCGGCATGCTCGTCACCGATTGCACCATCTCTCCGAAGGGAGAGCTCGTGATCTGCTGTCACTCCGGCCCGCCGGATTGGGGCCGTGGTCCGGCTCATGAAGGCAAGCTCTTCAAGATCCGCTTCACCGATCCCGCCGCGCCACGTCCCGTGCTCACCTGGGCGCAGGATGAGACTCATTCCGTCATCGAGTTCCGCCGCGCATTGAAACAAGAGGAGTGGCAGGATCTTGCCTCGCGCATCCACATCGAGGGCGGCGCCTTCGTCGCTGCAGGAGACCGCTTCGAAGCAATCCGTCCCGGCTATGCCGTGTTGCGCGCACAGCAGAATCAGCCCCGCTACCGCATCCCGGTGAAGTCCGCGGTGCTCGGGAAGGACGGACGCAGCATCATCATCGAATCCGCCGCACGTACCGAAGCCTACGGCTATGGCATCGCGATCGACTACCCGCGGAAAGAGAAGGGCATCAAGCAAGCGGATTCCATCGACGTCGAACATCAGCTGACCGGGGTGCAAGCCTCATGGACAGGCAGCGGTGAAGCTTGGCAAGGTTGGCTCCCGCATCCCGATTTTGAAGTGGCCCGGGAACTCACTTGGGGAAGCGCGATGTCGCAGGCTGCTCTCATGCGCTTGTCGCTTCGTGGCACGATGACGCTGCGCACCAAGCTCGATCTATCCCATATGCTGCGCCCGAAGACCCAGCCGGGATCGCAGCTCGACTACACGCCGGAGCCGGAAGTCGTGACGATCACGATGAAGAGCGATGCTGCGATCCGTGTGAAGGGCAAGGATCTCTCCGCAAACGGCAAGGAGATCTCCTTCACCCGCACCATCAAGGACGGCGATGCCTGGCAGGATCTTGAAATCACTTTGCCGACACCGGCGAAGCGTTTCGAGGTCACCTACCACACGGCCATCGACTCGCGTCCTCGTCCGCTCGGTGTGCGGCGCTTCATGATGCCCTTCGCCCGTCCTCCGGGTGCCCTTGCCGCGGAAGCTCCGATCCCCGAGATCGCCGGTGGCAGCTGGGAGAAGGGCAAGCAGCTCTTCTTTGGCAAGGCGACCTGCTTCACCTGCCACCAGATGAACGGCGAAGGTCATGCCGTCGGGCCCGATCTTAGCAATACCCTGCATCGCGAGTATGAAGCGGTCATGCGCGACATCACGGATCCTGGTGCCACCATCAATCCTGACGCCGTTGCTTATCAAGTGACACTCAAGGATGGCAGCGCCGTTCTCGGCACCCGCGTCGGCGAGACCCCGGACGAGCTCAAGCTTGCAGCACCGGGTGGCAACCTCAGCGTGGTGAAAAAATCCGACATCAAGGAAACATCCGCTCTCCCCATGTCCCTCATGCCTGCAGGCCTCCTCGGCGCACTCAGTGAACAAGAGGTAAAAGATCTCATGACCTTCCTCCTCACCAAACCCCAGCGCGACGGCGATTGA
- the pabB gene encoding aminodeoxychorismate synthase component I gives MENRPPPAMGAVVTGESGTRESHLSLDGMTPAEVAAALQHLPGLVFFDTSGNLPASYGAPVSIVAARPREILRGSIHSAADRGNLRAMLEKGAAGTAPDRGFPLGGLCGWVGYEGDFVFGDFPEMLVYDHRGGRWHQSGELAREMTRPAGTSAEIGEFRPLMPRETFLSGVRRIHEWIAAGDIYQVNLTQAFEAKVNGGDLFPLYETLRECSPAPLAAYLSLGGTEILSSSPETFLRMSGRGIETRPIKGTRPRFANPDEDRRSAYELQTSPKEIAELVMITDLLRNDLGQVCEFGSVQVAEMLQLETLGQVHHLVSTVTGTLCEDIDHADALAACFPGGSITGAPKKRAMEIIRELETEPRGVYCGAIGYLGYHGESQFNIAIRTLVREGERLSYHVGAGIVADSDPEKEYEETLHKAAGIRMAVERWRTASVRPELD, from the coding sequence TTGGAAAACAGGCCGCCGCCCGCGATGGGTGCCGTCGTGACAGGCGAGTCCGGCACGCGTGAAAGCCACCTGAGCCTCGACGGCATGACGCCGGCGGAGGTCGCGGCCGCCCTGCAGCACTTGCCCGGCTTGGTTTTCTTCGACACTTCCGGGAACCTTCCCGCGAGCTACGGGGCACCGGTCTCGATCGTTGCCGCGCGTCCGCGGGAGATTCTGCGGGGGTCGATCCACTCGGCGGCGGACCGGGGAAATCTCCGCGCGATGCTGGAAAAAGGCGCAGCCGGGACGGCTCCGGACCGTGGATTCCCGCTCGGCGGGCTGTGCGGATGGGTCGGCTACGAGGGGGATTTTGTCTTCGGGGACTTTCCCGAGATGCTGGTCTACGATCACCGCGGCGGGCGCTGGCATCAAAGCGGCGAGCTGGCGCGGGAGATGACGCGCCCTGCCGGAACGAGCGCTGAGATCGGGGAGTTCCGGCCGCTGATGCCGCGGGAGACTTTCCTTTCCGGGGTGCGGCGGATCCACGAATGGATCGCAGCCGGGGACATTTACCAGGTGAACCTGACCCAAGCCTTCGAGGCGAAGGTGAACGGTGGCGATCTCTTCCCGCTCTACGAGACCCTGCGGGAATGCTCCCCTGCCCCTCTGGCGGCCTACCTTTCGCTCGGCGGCACGGAGATCCTTTCGTCCTCGCCGGAGACTTTCCTGCGCATGTCGGGACGCGGGATCGAGACGCGGCCGATCAAGGGCACGCGCCCACGCTTCGCGAATCCGGATGAAGACCGGCGCTCGGCCTACGAGCTACAGACCAGTCCGAAGGAGATCGCGGAGCTGGTGATGATCACCGATCTGCTGCGGAACGACCTGGGGCAGGTCTGTGAGTTCGGCAGCGTGCAAGTGGCAGAGATGCTGCAACTCGAGACGCTGGGCCAAGTGCATCACCTGGTCTCCACCGTGACGGGCACGCTCTGCGAGGACATCGATCACGCGGATGCGCTGGCGGCTTGCTTCCCGGGAGGCAGCATCACCGGTGCCCCGAAGAAGCGTGCGATGGAGATCATCCGCGAACTGGAAACGGAACCGCGCGGTGTCTACTGCGGAGCGATCGGCTATCTGGGCTACCACGGCGAAAGCCAGTTCAACATCGCGATCCGTACTTTGGTGCGGGAGGGCGAGAGGCTGAGCTATCATGTCGGCGCCGGCATCGTGGCGGACTCGGATCCGGAGAAGGAGTACGAGGAAACGCTGCACAAGGCGGCGGGGATCCGGATGGCGGTGGAGAGGTGGAGGACGGCCTCGGTGCGACCGGAGCTGGACTGA
- a CDS encoding SUMF1/EgtB/PvdO family nonheme iron enzyme has product MDDPRSRTGSMLGDYRLENLIGESPITLTWLAEQASIRRPVVLFELKPTALNRREDFLADIRAKAAVDHPLVGSVYEAVSTDEHCYVTLERLPGSSLMDRIRAKEAIKPAQLANILRRVADANLALESEKICTASLGPDDIFVDSHAVVRVANLARAEERSPTRSAEDIVALGKALPRLVADGHSGASRMITLLAWMRGEGLDRSLTWEEVRGYAEQIEQQLSGHPMATAPKTTRVEPRKSPLPLILGVAGIVFLGGIAALALRSSGSSKNATMSLPPPVDVPAGGHPLPDGGTGNLPAFSLSGHEVTIGEYAEFLAALSALAPERRTAYDHKDQPASKQDHEPESWTVMFSSAKTGSEWEGRAITTSHPVVNVDWWDAAAYCEWKRCRLPTQEEWFAALRLNLADPSSLRPASWAPVPELPPTDTTPSGLSGMAGSVSEWTSSLSLNPANPLGEKSWVIIGGSHLNPGNGALTREWVLNRSLRRPDLGFRVVEK; this is encoded by the coding sequence ATGGATGATCCCCGCTCCCGCACCGGCTCGATGCTGGGCGACTACCGGCTTGAAAATCTGATCGGGGAAAGCCCCATCACGCTCACTTGGCTCGCCGAACAGGCGTCGATCCGCCGGCCGGTGGTGCTCTTCGAACTCAAGCCGACCGCGCTGAACCGGCGGGAGGATTTCCTGGCAGACATCCGCGCGAAGGCCGCCGTCGATCATCCTTTGGTCGGCTCGGTGTATGAGGCCGTTTCCACCGACGAGCACTGCTACGTCACCCTCGAGCGCCTGCCGGGATCATCTCTGATGGACCGCATCCGGGCGAAGGAAGCGATCAAGCCGGCGCAGCTCGCCAATATCCTGCGCCGCGTGGCCGATGCGAACCTGGCGCTGGAGTCGGAGAAAATTTGCACCGCCTCGCTCGGGCCCGACGATATCTTCGTCGACTCCCACGCGGTGGTCCGCGTCGCGAATCTTGCCCGTGCCGAAGAGCGTTCGCCGACCCGCTCCGCGGAAGACATCGTCGCCTTGGGCAAAGCGCTGCCACGCTTGGTGGCGGACGGTCATTCCGGCGCCTCCCGCATGATCACCCTGCTCGCGTGGATGCGTGGGGAGGGCTTGGATCGCAGCCTGACATGGGAGGAAGTGCGGGGCTATGCCGAGCAAATCGAGCAGCAGCTTTCCGGGCACCCGATGGCGACAGCGCCGAAGACCACGCGGGTCGAGCCGCGCAAGTCGCCATTGCCGCTGATCCTCGGGGTGGCAGGGATTGTTTTCCTCGGCGGGATCGCGGCCCTCGCCCTGCGGAGTTCGGGCTCGAGCAAGAATGCCACGATGTCGCTGCCACCGCCGGTCGATGTGCCCGCAGGTGGCCATCCTTTGCCGGATGGCGGCACGGGAAATCTCCCGGCCTTTTCGCTTTCCGGCCATGAAGTGACCATCGGCGAGTATGCCGAGTTTCTTGCCGCCCTGTCCGCCCTCGCTCCGGAGCGCCGGACTGCCTACGACCATAAGGATCAACCCGCCAGCAAGCAGGACCACGAGCCCGAGAGCTGGACGGTGATGTTTTCCTCGGCCAAGACCGGCAGCGAATGGGAGGGCCGCGCCATCACGACCTCCCATCCGGTGGTGAATGTCGATTGGTGGGATGCCGCCGCCTATTGCGAGTGGAAGCGCTGCCGCCTGCCTACCCAGGAGGAATGGTTCGCAGCCTTGCGCTTGAATCTCGCGGATCCTTCTTCGCTGCGACCTGCCAGCTGGGCTCCGGTGCCCGAGCTGCCACCTACCGATACCACGCCCTCGGGCCTGAGCGGCATGGCTGGCTCCGTGTCCGAATGGACCTCCAGCCTTTCCCTGAATCCGGCGAATCCCCTCGGCGAAAAAAGCTGGGTGATCATCGGCGGATCGCACCTGAACCCCGGGAATGGGGCTCTCACCCGCGAATGGGTGCTGAACCGCAGCCTGCGTCGACCGGATCTCGGATTCCGGGTGGTGGAGAAGTAA